A single genomic interval of Pseudorca crassidens isolate mPseCra1 chromosome 19, mPseCra1.hap1, whole genome shotgun sequence harbors:
- the PFN1 gene encoding profilin-1 — protein sequence MAGWNAYIENLMADGVCQDAAIVGYKDSPSVWAAVPGKTFVNITPAEVGTLVGKDRSSFFVNGLTLGGQKCSVIRDSLMQEGEFTMDLRTKSTSGAPTFNIAVTLTSKTLVLLMGKEGIHGGTINKKCHEMASHLRRSQY from the exons ATGGCCGGCTGGAACGCCTACATCGAAAACCTCATGGCGGACGGGGTGTGTCAGGACGCGGCCATCGTGGGCTATAAGGACTCGCCCTCCGTCTGGGCCGCCGTCCCCGGGAAGACCTTCGTCAACATCACG CCAGCTGAGGTTGGTACCCTGGTTGGCAAAGACCGGTCAAGTTTTTTCGTGAATGGGCTAACGCTTGGGGGCCAGAAATGTTCTGTGATCCGGGACTCACTGATGCAGGAAGGGGAATTTACCATGGATCTTCGTACCAAGAGCACCTCCGGAGCCCCCACCTTCAATATCGCTGTCACCCTGACTTCCAAGA CGCTAGTCCTGCTGATGGGCAAAGAAGGTATCCACGGTGGTACGATCAACAAGAAATGTCATGAAATGGCCTCCCACCTGCGGCGTTCCCAGTACTGA